The genomic DNA GGAAGTACACGACAAAGTTGATGACAACCAGAATGCACAGCATCCAAGCAGTGGTAAGCAGGTTAATCTTGGTTGTAATTTTCATCGTGGTTCTCCTTCATAGTGAAGCCGACCCCTCTGACGGTGGTGATCAGCTGCTTTGAAAAGCCTTCGTCGACCTTGACCCTGAGATGCCTGATGAACACATCGATCACATTCGTTTCCCCTTCATATTCATAGCCCCAAACGTTCAGGATGATGTTTTCCCTGGTCACGACTTTATTTTTATTGGTCATCAAGTAGACAAGGAAATCATACTCTTTCGGTGTTAACGTAATAGATGAGCCACCTCTACACACTTCTCTCGTTTCCGTATTGACCACCAGGTCCTCCACCGATACTAGCCGTTCATCTTTTAACTCACCCGGGGAATGGTTCCGAAGGCATGCCCGGATCCTGGCAAGGAGCTCTTCGATTTCGAATGGTTTGGTCACATAATCGTTCGCACCCTGATCAAGTCCCGACACTTTGTCGAACGTGGTATTCCGTGCGGTCAGTAGG from Rossellomorea marisflavi includes the following:
- a CDS encoding response regulator transcription factor, translating into MKTHVLVVEDETQIARVLKMELEYEGYEVTVEHEGKKGLERALQSGVDLILLDVMLPGLSGFEVLRRIRKEDRDTPVILLTARNTTFDKVSGLDQGANDYVTKPFEIEELLARIRACLRNHSPGELKDERLVSVEDLVVNTETREVCRGGSSITLTPKEYDFLVYLMTNKNKVVTRENIILNVWGYEYEGETNVIDVFIRHLRVKVDEGFSKQLITTVRGVGFTMKENHDENYNQD